In Pseudoclavibacter sp. Marseille-Q3772, the sequence CGGCGGTGCGAGTACACGTTGTGCTCCACCGCCGCACTGTTTTTGCAGCTCGCATCAAATCGGTGTGTACTACTGACATGACTCACAGCGAAGTGACCTACGAGAACGATCAGTTCCGCGCAACGAAGTGGACAATCCCACCGGGTGACCACATCCCTATGCACACCCACGAATACGACTATGTCGTCGTTCCGTTGTGCAATACCGTCATGCACGTTCGCACGGACTCCGGAGAACTGCTCGAGGCGCAGATGCAGATCGGCACCTCGTATGGCCGTCCGGCGGGATCGGCGCACGAGTGCCTGAATCGCGGACAGGACGAGATCGTGTTCATCGAAGTGGAATACATCGGCGGTGCGAATAGCTGCCAAAACGCGAAGATGCCGGTGTAGCCCTTTCGAGCCACACCGGCACCCGCTCGCACTGCTAGATGTTGAAACCGAGCGCGCGCATCATTTCGCGACCGTCATCGGTGATCTTCTCGGGACCCCACGGGGGCATCCACACCCAGTTGATCTTGAAGCGCTCAGCGTGCCCGTCCAGCGACTTCGCGATCTCATCCTCGATGATGTCAGTCAGCGGGCACCCGGCGGAAGTGAGCGTCATTGAAATGACCAGCGCGTCAAGTTCGTCTTCCCAATCTAGGCCGTAGATCAGCCCCAGGTCGACGATGTTGACTCCGAGCTCGGGGTCAACAACTTCTTTCAGCGCTTCTTCAAACTCGTCATACCGCTCGGGCGACAGCGAGATCAATGCCATTGGCGTTCTCCCTCAGATCTCTAGGCAGTTGCCGCGTCGTTGAGGTAGCTGTCGTAGCCCTCGGCTTCGAGTTTGTCGGCAAGGCTCGCATCACCTGCATCCACAATCCGGCCGTTCACGAACACGTGCACAAAGTCCGGCTTGATGTACTTCAGGATGCGGGTGTAGTGCGTGATCAGCATCACACCAAAGTCGTTTGCCTGCTGGGCTCGATTCACGCCCTCAGAAACAACGCGCAGCGCGTCTACGTCCAGGCCCGAGTCGGTTTCGTCGAGCAGCGCGAACTTAGGCTTGAGCATCTCCAGCTGCAGAATCTCAGCGCGCTTCTTCTCACCACCTGAGAAGCCTTCGTTGACGTTCCGTTCGAGGAACTCGTTGCCCATGCGCAGGTTGCCCATGGCCTCACGCAGCTCGCCCATCCAGTTACGCAGCGATGGTGCCTCACCGTCAATCGCAGTCTTCGCGGTGCGCAGGAAGTTCGAAAGCGAGACTCCGG encodes:
- a CDS encoding cupin is translated as MTHSEVTYENDQFRATKWTIPPGDHIPMHTHEYDYVVVPLCNTVMHVRTDSGELLEAQMQIGTSYGRPAGSAHECLNRGQDEIVFIEVEYIGGANSCQNAKMPV
- a CDS encoding metal-sulfur cluster assembly factor, which translates into the protein MALISLSPERYDEFEEALKEVVDPELGVNIVDLGLIYGLDWEDELDALVISMTLTSAGCPLTDIIEDEIAKSLDGHAERFKINWVWMPPWGPEKITDDGREMMRALGFNI
- the sufC gene encoding Fe-S cluster assembly ATPase SufC, with amino-acid sequence MSTLEIRNLHVEVETDQGPKQILRGVDLTINSGEIHAIMGPNGSGKSTLAQAVAGHPAYEVTEGSITLDGEDVLEMEVDERAKAGLFLAMQYPVAIPGVSLSNFLRTAKTAIDGEAPSLRNWMGELREAMGNLRMGNEFLERNVNEGFSGGEKKRAEILQLEMLKPKFALLDETDSGLDVDALRVVSEGVNRAQQANDFGVMLITHYTRILKYIKPDFVHVFVNGRIVDAGDASLADKLEAEGYDSYLNDAATA